A region from the Lemur catta isolate mLemCat1 chromosome 7, mLemCat1.pri, whole genome shotgun sequence genome encodes:
- the LOC123641649 gene encoding olfactory receptor 51D1 codes for MLSLLFPFLEPGFEMQKPQLLIPAMATPNGTLVHPAYFLLVGIPGLGPDTHFWLAFPLCLMYALATLGNLAIILIIRMERRLHEPMYLFLAMLSTIDLVLSSATMPRMASLFLTGTQEIKFNVCLAQMFLIHALSAMESAVLLAMAFDRFVAICHPLRHASVLTGPTVAKIGLAALARGFVFFFPLPFILKRLSYCRTHTVTHSFCLHQDIMKLSCTDTTVNVVYGLFIILSVMGVDSLFISLSYILILRAVLELSSRGAALKAFNTCISHLCAVLVFYVPLIGLSVVHRLGGPTSLLHVVMANVYLLLPPVINPIVYGAKTREIRSRVFHMFSQGGR; via the coding sequence ATGCTGTCTCTACTTTTCCCTTTCCTAGAGCCTGGATTTGAGATGCAGAAGCCCCAGCTCTTGATCCCTGCCATGGCCACTCCAAATGGAACTCTGGTGCACCCAGCATACTTCCTTCTTGTGGGCATCCCTGGGCTGGGGCCCGACACACACTTTTGGCTGGCTTTCCCTCTGTGTCTTATGTATGCCTTGGCCACCCTGGGCAACCTGGCCATCATCCTTATCATCCGCATGGAAAGGCGTCTGCACGAGCCCATGTACCTCTTCCTGGCCATGCTCTCCACCATTGACCTAGTCCTCTcctctgccaccatgcccaggatGGCCAGCCTTTTCCTGACAGGCACCCAGGAGATCAAGTTCAATGTTTGCCTGGCTCAGATGTTCCTTATCCATGCTCTGTCAGCCATGGAGTCAGCTGTCCTGCTGGCCATGGCTTTTGACCGCTTCGTGGCCATCTGCCACCCATTGCGCCATGCATCTGTGCTCACAGGGCCTACTGTGGCCAAGATCGGACTAGCCGCCCTGGCCAGGGGGTTTGTATTCTTCTTCCCACTGCCCTTCATCTTGAAGAGGTTGTCATACTGCCGAACACATACTGTCACACACTCCTTCTGCCTGCACCAAGATATTATGAAGCTGTCCTGTACTGACACCACGGTCAATGTGGTTTATGGACTCTTCATCATCCTCTCAGTGATGGGTGTGGACTCCCTGTTCATTAGCCTCTCCTACATCCTCATCCTGCGGGCTGTGTTGGAGCTGTCCTCTCGGGGGGCAGCACTCAAAGCTTTCAACACCTGCATCTCCCATCTCTGTGCTGTCCTGGTCTTTTATGTGCCCCTCATTGGGCTGTCAGTGGTGCACAGGCTGGGTGGTCCCACGTCCCTGCTTCATGTGGTTATGGCCAATGTATATCTGCTGCTGCCACCTGTAATCAACCCCATTGTCTATGGAGCCAAGACCAGGGAGATCCGTTCAAGGGTCTTCCATATGTTCTCACAAGGTGGCAGGTAA
- the LOC123641548 gene encoding olfactory receptor 51E1 → MMVAPNGNESSATYFILIGLPGLEEAQFWLAFPLCSLYLIAVLGNLTIIYIVWTEHSLHEPMYIFLCMLSGLDILISTSSMPKMMAIFWFNSTTIQFDACLLQMFAIHSLSGMESTVLLAMAFDRYVAICHPLRHATMLTLPRVTKIGVAAVLRGAALMAPLPIFIKRLPFCHSNILSHSYCLHQDVMMLACADNRVNVIYGLIVIIVAIGLDSLLISLSYLLILKTVLGLTREAQAKAFSTCVSHVCAVFIFYVPFIGLSMVHRFSKRRDSLLPVVMANIYLLVPPVLNPIVYGVKTKEIRQRILRLFHVATHTSDP, encoded by the coding sequence ATGATGGTGGCCCCCAATGGAAATGAATCCAGTGCCACATATTTCATCCTAATCGGCCTCCCAGGCTTGGAAGAAGCTCAGTTCTGGTTGGCCTTCCCATTGTGCTCCCTGTACCTTATTGCCGTGCTAGGAAACTTGACGATCATCTACATTGTATGGACTGAGCACAGTCTACATGAGCCCATGTATATCTTTCTTTGCATGCTTTCAGGCCTTGACATTCTCATCTCCACCTCATCCATGCCCAAAATGATGGCGATTTTCTGGTTCAATTCCACTACCATCCAGTTTGATGCTTGTCTGCTACAGATGTTTGCCATCCACTCCTTATCTGGCATGGAGTCCACAGTGCTGTTGGCCATGGCCTttgaccgctatgtggccatctgccaccCACTGCGTCATGCTACTATGCTCACGTTGCCTCGTGTCACCAAGATTGGCGTGGCTGCTGTGCTGCGGGGGGCTGCGCTGATGGCACCCCTGCCTATCTTCATCAAGCGGCTGCCCTTCTGCCACTCTAACATCCTTTCCCATTCCTACTGCCTGCACCAAGATGTCATGATGCTGGCCTGTGCTGACAACCGGGTCAATGTCATCTATGGCCTCATTGTCATCATCGTTGCCATTGGCCTGGACTCACTTCTCATCTCCCTCTCATATCTGCTTATCCTTAAGACTGTGTTGGGCTTGACACGTGAAGCCCAGGCCAAGGCATTTAGCACTTGTGTCTCTCATGTGTGTGCTGTTTTTATATTCTATGTGCCTTTCATTGGATTATCTATGGTGCACCGCTTTAGTAAGCGGCGTGACTCTCTCCTGCCTGTTGTCATGGCCAACATCTATCTGCTTGTTCCTCCCGTGCTCAACCCTATTGTCTATGGAGTGAAGACAAAGGAGATCAGGCAGCGCATCCTTCGTCTTTTCCATGTGGCCACACACACGTCGGATCCCTAG